Proteins from a genomic interval of Candidatus Wallbacteria bacterium:
- a CDS encoding YdeI/OmpD-associated family protein, which produces MTIYEFDAVILKHDEIDAAFIEFPYDVEKEFGTKGQVKILATFDGCAYRGSLAKMGHACHCLGLTKVIRSRIGKQPGETIHVVITRDDQPREIEIPDVFMERLSSSPEARKLFDSLSFTNRKAYVQWIICAKKEETRSRRTDDSIRLLLKGIKSPR; this is translated from the coding sequence ATGACGATCTATGAATTCGATGCCGTGATTCTGAAGCACGATGAGATCGATGCCGCTTTCATTGAATTCCCCTATGATGTGGAAAAAGAGTTCGGCACTAAAGGCCAGGTCAAGATTCTGGCGACTTTTGACGGCTGTGCGTATCGAGGTTCCCTGGCGAAAATGGGGCATGCCTGCCACTGCCTCGGATTGACGAAAGTGATCCGGAGCAGAATCGGCAAGCAGCCTGGCGAAACCATCCATGTTGTCATAACCAGAGACGACCAGCCTCGTGAAATTGAAATCCCTGATGTTTTCATGGAAAGGCTCAGCAGCAGTCCTGAAGCCAGAAAGCTCTTTGACAGCCTCTCCTTTACAAACCGCAAAGCTTACGTCCAGTGGATTATCTGCGCCAAAAAGGAAGAGACCCGCAGCAGGAGAACCGATGACTCGATCAGACTTCTTCTGAAAGGCATTAAAAGTCCTCGATGA